DNA from Salvelinus sp. IW2-2015 linkage group LG2, ASM291031v2, whole genome shotgun sequence:
ttcccacattgaccacagctataaggtttctctcctgtgtgtgttctctggtgcactgtcagatggccagattgaacaaaactcttcccacattgaccacagctataaggtttctctcctgtgtgtgttctctggtgcactgtcagatcGCTAGattgaccaaaactcttcccacattgaccacagctaaaaggtttctctcctgtgtgtgttcgttGGTGTACAATTAGATGGCTAGATgtaccaaaactcttcccacattgatcacagctaaaaggtttctctcctgtgtgtgttctctggtgtacaatTAGATGGCTAGATGTAGTacaacttttcccacattgataACAGCTATARggtttctctcctgtgtgtattctctggtgcacTATCAGGCTTTCTGTTtgagtaaaactctttccacattgactacagctataaggtttctctcctgtgtgtattctccgGTGCACTATCAAGGAGTTTGAGACAGTAAatttcttcccacattgatcacagctaaaaggtttctctcctgtgtgtgttctctggtgtacaatTAGATGGCTAGATGTAGtataacttttcccacattgataACAGCTATatagtttctctcctgtgtgtgttctctggtgtgatttcaGGCTGCTTGACTCAGTaaatctcttcccacattgatcacagccaaaatatttctctccagtgtgaattaTTTGATGTATTTTAAGGTCCCCTGAAGAgttgaatctcttcccacagtcagagcagcaatgAGATTTCTTTcctgtgggtctctgctggtgtttcttgaggcgttctgatctggagagactcttctctgcctcgtcagcttcatgatgttgttgagactccccagaggatccacgatagtcacatctctctcctgtgtgaacaacaaagttaaacagatggttaaaggcctacaaacaacaaaaatccACTGTTTATTTGAAGTAAAAGGTGATGCCCAGAGCATACCCATgaagttgtacaacaattgacgtctgtTAAATTATTAAGACAGTCAAGTTAGCAACATGTCATTTTGTCTTGTTTACACATTAGAGGTAACTAGAAATAAGTTAGTAACGTTTTTGAAatcctaagcagtgtgccagatgacttttggtctccaatattggcccctttctgtgtttgctaaaatTGCGGCACGAGGCCGATGCGCACACAATTTGATTGCAGAAACGCctccctgctaatgaggaaaccgctagttatggatgtagtatatctgcctggAGCAAAAATGGTAAGCGAAGATTTtagttttcacaatgtattctgaaAATTACAGCTCACTATCAGCGCAAGATCAGGAGTGCTACTCAAGGAAACGTACATTAAGTTTGTGTGTCTATTCACTAATTCACCACCGTGGTGGAAAACTCAGGGGAGTTCTCATAGGCTGACAGCAAAAATAGTCTCCATTTACAGGTTGAATATGAGTACATTTCACATATCTTTTGGATTACATTTGTAATGCTCGTTTGAATGTCCTGCTgaatataatgtttgtgttaaTGTTGCAAATCAACTGCTTCGTActtaaaaaaacacttaaaatgctATTTGGCTAGCTTTACTATCAGCCTGACAATGAGTGTTTGTCCACTAAGTGTTTGCCAAAtcggacccataacttcacctaacaacacagacctactgtaggacccataacttcaactaacaataacatagacctactaccaggtggcgtggcgagaatctgtctccgcaccacgtgctctcacccRtggtgtcccccagggctctgttctaggccctctcctattctcgctatagaccaagtcacttggctctgtcatatcctcacatggtctctcctatcattgctatgcagacgacacacaattaatcttctcctttcccccttctgataaccaggtggcgaatcgcatctctgcatgtctggcagacatatcagtgtggatgacggatcaccacctcaagctgaacctcggcaagacggagctgctcttcctcccggggaaggactgcccgttccatgatctcgccatcacggttgacaaatcCATTGTGtactcctcccagagtgctaagaaccttggcgtgatcctggacaacacgctgtcgttctcaactaacatcaaggcggtgacccgttcctgtaggttcatgctctacaacattcgcagagtacgaccctgcctcacacaggaagcggcgcaggtcctaatccaggcacttgtcatctcccgtctggactactgcaactcgctgctggctgggctccctgcctgtgccattaaacccctacaactcatccagaacgccgcagcccgtctggtgttcaaccttcccaagttctctcacgtcaccccgctcctccgctctctccactggcttccagttgaagctcgcagccgctacaagaccatggtgcttgcctacggagctgtgaggggaacggcacctccgtaccttcaggctctgatcaggcccatACACcaaaacaaggcactgcgttcatccacctctggcctgctcgcctccctacctctgaggaagtacagctccccctcagcccagtcaaaactgttcgatgctctgcaccccaatggtggaacaaactcccccacgacgccaggtcagcggagtcaatcaccaccttccggaaacacctgaaacaccacctctttaaggaatacctaggataggataaagtaatccttctaaccccccccccccccccccttaaaagagttagatgcactattgtaaagtggttgttccactggatatcataaggtgaatgcaccaacttgtaagtcgctctggataagagcgtctgctaaatgacttaaatgtaaatgtactgtaggacccataacttcacctaacaacaacagaCCTAGGACTATAAATCATTTAATATTTCAGGTGAAACATGGAAACTAAAATGTCTTTGTCATGACATTTCATAACCTGATCACCAGATAATTTTGTGAATAATCCCACTAAGCTACCCTGTAATGTGTTGTCAATCTAAATGTcctgaataaaggaaaatagctctgtgtgttgtacaatagcctatccatcaaggaacagttctctacacattatgagctAAGTATCTCTGTGCGCAAACAGAGTAACGAGACACTACTGTAAATGAAGTAGACAATAACACATTATAAACATCAATTTGTTTGGGATGTTGGATCCAACGTGGAGCAcggcataactgtctttaccagtgtaatgaatgaagaagcactttggttgttgttgcatgtcgtgatgtttgtcatgtgactgtcattcagaaaatgatgtcctggatcagctgatgatagttgaacatgtgactgTAATTAAATTGCTACAGTATTAAGTataatgtgtaattattgaagaaccgcaTTAATGACAGCATCGATTTGGGTGTTGTCAATAAAATTAAGGTGACTCTCAGTTACAACCATTGGATTTAGCAAACTCTGAAATTATTTAGGatctgtgcccatgaaaactgttttcccagAGTAATACAAGGAGCCactaactactgttccctgaagYagggaaacgaggtacaacataCAATTAAATCCACAcctcgctggaagccccgccttccacaggtggATGAGCGTGTGGCTTGGACTTATTCCTTCAATTTAATACCGCTCTTCATCCACCCAGGAAGGGGCGGCGCCAAACAGGTGTTTTATcttgtttccctccttcagggaacagtagttagtGGCTCCTTATATTACGCTCCATTTCAGTCggtcaacttcggtacaacatactattgGGAAATACAATCCCTCCCCACGCCGACCCAAACGGATACTAAATTAAACGACCCTTGGCAGACCACACAGACCTGACCCCAAAAGATGCGTCAGTTTTGTCAAtgtattcattgtcttttgtttgaaacactcctgtcaatgttgagtaaggacgcacacCTGCTTACCCATATAGAAYTAGGATTAATCTATCTGGCCTGCACACAAATGttggcctataaatgtgcccatttggggatgtctgatagtatttctgattgtctatAACGctgcaccactaatgagctgtggagcttctcaaataaTTTctctcttcacctcaaacagcaagtaaacaaagtctaatCAAAATCAATTGCAAATGAGAATAGTTCCTTAAAGTATTCAAAAAATATTTCCAGTTCtcgccctttcgataaccactcggcacgaaagggaaaaatgtaatgcgcTGATCCTTTGGAAATGtcaaaatacctgattacttcttatccctttcaCAAATAGCCGACACCTGTGTCTGTCCCAAACTCACTGGCGAGGGAAACTGAgagcccagaatattttatacaatgtttcaagttcgttgtaGACAGGCcgtgtgatttataggatatttatttgcaatgtttttatttgttggctttatgtaggctatttttttacatagttggcaatggcaataaaagttacttttagatttgtataattttcatttagatagaatgtagattaatcaCAGACAATGGTTTTGAGATACTATTATCAATTAAActaaactgttccatgaaaatatGCATATTAAAACATAACTGGCACGCAAATttgtagaaatggtaagataaatttgCACTCCAAATGTAGGTTGCCGACTGCTTGTGAAGCCTATTACCAGCAACGTCAGAATTTATGAAGGCCAGCAGGAGGAGGTGGTTCGGGAAGAGTTTCTTNtgcaatgtttttatttgttggctttatgtaggctatttttttacatagttggcaatggcaataaaagttacttttagatttgtataattttcatttagatagaatgtagattaatcaCAGACAATGGTTTTGAGATACTATTATCAATTAAActaaactgttccatgaaaatatGCATATTAAAACATAACTGGCACGCAAATttgtagaaatggtaagataaatttgCACTCCAAATGTAGGTTGCCGACTGCTTGTGAAGCCTATTACCAGCAACGTCAGAATTTATGAAGGCCAGCAGGAGGAGGTGGTTCGGGAAGAGTTTCTTCTCTTCTGGTTGGGCTGTATTGATGTAATGGCGTGAAAAAAAATATGCTGAAAATTATACGACTTATCAACAGCTCTACAATTTGACKKCCACAGGAAATCTACACTggcaattctagaatatactatgtagcctagaaacctggttaaactatcgattatgacatcatggatgaattctagaaaatactatatagcctagaaacctggttaaactatcattatgacatcatggatgaattctagaaaatactatatagcctagaaacctggttaaactatcattatgacatcatggattaattctagaatatactatctagcctagaaacctggttaaactatcattatgacatcatggatgaattctagaatatactatatagcctagaaacctggttaaactatcattatgacatcatggatggccagtccgTGAATTCAGGGGGTAGCCCTGAGCTGAACTCAAACCtgggtccagcgactgtcaaggCAACACCTTATAACTATTACGCCAAGATGGCCGAACTTCTTGAAGAGGTAGCTGGGTGTTGGGTTACGGTTGCTAAAATAgctttctctatgaatttgagagtggttacatttctccagaccccATCCTTCGGCTGTTAACCAAAACAAgtctctgggcagccattttgttgctgtttaaaaactaggttgcccctttaaaaaagccACACCAATCAACCAATCtacagttcaaacaataacaaagctgtcattccaccactgttttggtaatacaatgatggatggggctggagaaatgttacTACTCTCAAATCAATAGACAGACCTATGgaggcaaggactgaccatccatgatatcaacattatagttttaaccatgttgaggctatacagtgttggtttacattgtttctaaacaatggagtaaaaaaaagcttatttggggttctgatggggtacaacagttgaactaagctcatgaggcatgtgttatattcttcaagaatcaatggctataaattAATAATTTAAAGTCCAAATttggatgtagcaattgcataTTTCCGCTTTAACACcacacatcagttcaacaactgcagagtttgtgcctctGTATTTCagacagtacttactagtgttaatcagggcccggtttcccaaaaccatATTACGGCTAAGTTCATGCTTAGAACCATAAGATGCCTTAAGATTCGTTTGGGAAACCGGGACCAGAAATTCAGTTTCCTCCTCCTTTCTGGATGTGAcagtcttctcctcctcctctttctctccaaaaactGCAtcgtcctctttctcttcctcctcttcttttactgtaacatccccctcctctttcactctgaacgcgtcttcctcttctttcactgcaACTTCTTTcacttcttctttcactgtaacaacctcaccctctacttgttttcCTGTAACAGACTCCTCTTCCGTCTCCTCTTTcacgagagcttctttctccatccAGCAGACCTCTTCTTTACCAagaggagagtagcttagtgagctcatggtcggggatgttCGCTAGCTAGGCTAATACTAACTTAGCAAACCAGCTAGCTGACAAACAACGTAAATATATAATTGAATGGGCCAATAAGTAAATACGACAGAAATGTGCTTAATACACAGCGACTAATATACACCAAAACAGTGTAAAGAGCGTGAATGTTGTAGCTATGTTTGCTAGAAAGCTACGGAGGTGTCTGACtagctgttgttgttgaagaagcgtcccgtccactagattaaaCGTCACACTGGCAGCATCGCTTGAACCTAAAATAGGCacatcgccatctgctgactggagtgggcaaCGCAGTTGAGGAACTTCGTTAAGTAACCTCATGGTcggagatgttagctagctaggctaatgctaacttaaccagtCCGCTAGctgactaataacaacaacaccgtaaatatgaaattaaatcggATAACAAACTAGACGACAGAAGTGggtttaaaacacagtggctaataAACACGAAAGGGTCTAAAGAGATTTATTGGTTCGGCTATTtgggctagcaagctaccgaggtggctgactaacttttgctgctgttgaaagaagcgacacgtccactagattatacgtcacactagcagcattgccttaaattccCACACTTCCAtttgctgactggagtgggtaacgcagttgagtaaaatgtatatttacattttcagacgaaaagttaaagtttaggaagcatgagtttttactcaccagtgtaacaacacagtgtggttaAAGACTTAGTAGCCTAGTTGTATTGAAGATCTGGTTACCTATAAGCACAAACAGTTATGTTTTTGcgttattacatatttattatataacataatatacacttctggtcaaaagttttagaacacttactcaagggtttttctttattttactcgtTTCtaaaaattgtagaataatagtgaagacatcaaaactatgaaataacacatatggattcatgtagtaaccaaaaaagtgttaaatcaaaatatattttatatttgagattcttcaaatagccacgctttgccttattgacagctttgcacactcttggcattctcttaaccagcttcacctggaatgcttttccaacagtcttgaagcagttcccacatatgctgagcacttgttggctgcttttcctagaCTCTGCGGTCCGATTCAGGGAGCCGTCAATTGGACTCATTCCTCAATGTGTCTACCTGACCCATCAAATAGTATTTCAAGTAATTTGCAGTGTCAGGTGGTTTTGGTAATGAATGTTACAATGGGTAGGAATTCAAACATGTCTGCCACTTGTGTTGAATCAAAGTTGTCCAT
Protein-coding regions in this window:
- the LOC139028685 gene encoding zinc finger protein 180-like, translating into MSSLSYSPLGKEEVCWMEKEALVKEETEEESVTGKQVEGEVVTVKEEVKEVAVKEEEDAFRVKEEGDVTVKEEEEEKEDDAVFGEKEEEEKTVTSRKEEETEFLVPVSQTNLKASYGSKHELSRNMVLGNRALINTRERCDYRGSSGESQQHHEADEAEKSLSRSERLKKHQQRPTGKKSHCCSDCGKRFNSSGDLKIHQIIHTGEKYFGCDQCGKRFTESSSLKSHQRTHTGEKLYSCYQCGKSYTTSSHLIVHQRTHTGEKPFSCDQCGKKFTVSNSLIVHRRIHTGEKPYSCSQCGKSFTQTESLIVHQRIHTGEKPYSCYQCGKSCTTSSHLIVHQRTHTGEKPFSCDQCGKSFGTSSHLIVHQRTHTGEKPFSCGQCGKSFGQSSDLTVHQRTHTGEKPYSCGQCGKSFVQSGHLTVHQRTHTGEKPYSCGQCGKSFSTSGYLTIHQRTHTGEIL